The genome window CACCCGGCGGAGCAGGCTTTTGACCGGCCCGATCGAGGCCGGGCGCATCGACAGCGCGCGCAGGCCCATGGCGGCGAAACACAAAGCCTCGACCGGGCGGCCGGCGTCTTCGCCACAAAAACTGACCGGGGTGCCGACCTCGGTGCAGCGACCGACGATCTGTTCGATGAAAGACAGAAAGCTCAGGTTCAAGGTGTCATAGCGTCGGCGCACACGCTCATTCTCGCGGTCGGCGGCAAAGAAGAACTGTTTCAGATCATTGCCCCCGATCGAGATGAAATCGGCAAGTTCGAAAAACTGGCGCGGCGCGAAGGCCAGGCTGGGGGTTTCCAGCATCGCGCCGATTTTCACGGTTTCGGGGACGGGATGGCCCAGTTTGCGTTCATATTCGATCACGTTCAAAAGGCGCTCTCGGGCGGTGCTGAATTCCTCGAACTGGGCGACGAAGGGGAACATCACGGTCAAGGGCCGCCCGTTCGCTGCGCGCACCAGCGCCTGGAGTTGCATGCGCATGACGCCCGATTTGTCCAGCCCAACCCGGATCGCCCGCCATCCCATCGCCGGGTTCGGTTCATCCTGCGGCTTCATATAGGGCAGAACCTTGTCCGAGCCGATGTCCAGCGTGCGGAACGTCACCGGACGGCCCCCGGCCGAATCCAGAACGCGGGTGTACATGTCGGCAAGCTCTCCGCGGCGGGGCACGGTGTTGCGGGTCAGGAACTGCAATTCGGTGCGAAACAGCCCGACGCCTTCGGCGCCCGAACTTTCCAGTGAGGGCAGGTCCGCCATCAGCCCCGCGTTCATGAACAGTTCGATCTTGTGGCCGTCGAGGGTTTCGGCAGGCAGATCGCGCAGGCCCGAGTATCGTTCCTGCGCCTTGGTCTGCATGGCGATCTTGTCGCGGAATGCGGTCGCCACCGTGTCTTCGGGGCGCAGATGGACGATGCCCTGATCGCCATCAACCAGGATCGAATCGCCGTTCAACGCCTCGGTCGTAATGTTGCGCGCGTTGATAACCAACGGGATGGCCCAGGCGCGGGCGACAATCGCTGCGTGGCTGCCGACGCTGCCCTGTTCCAGCACGATGCCTTTCAGGCTGCGTCCGTATTCCAGCAACTCTGCCGGGCCGATGTTGCGTGCCACAAGGATCGGGCGATCCGGCATCTCGGCCCCGGTTTCGGCCCCCTGACCGGTCAATATCCGCAACAGACGGTTCGACAGATCGTCCAGATCGTGCAACCGGTCACGCAGATAGGCATCCGGCACCTGGCCCATGCGGGTGCGGGCGCTGGATTGTTCCTTTTCGACTGCCGCCTCGGCGGACAGGCCGCGCGCGATGTCTTCCTGCATCCGCCGCATCCAGCTGCGGGAATTTGCGAACATCCGATAGGCTTCCAGGACCTCCCTCTGATCCTTTTCGTTGGGCGCGACATGGCCCAGCATTTCGTCCACCGACAGACGCAGCGCGTCGACCGCCTGGGTCAGCCGTTCAAATTCAACATGCGGATCGTCGGCAATCGGGTTGACCACGACGACGCGCGGTTCATGCAGCCAGACCTGACCCTGGGCGGCGCCTTCCTGCCCGGTCATGCCGCGAAACTGGACCGGCTGCTTGTGGCGCGCACTCAGCGCCGCACCTTCACCGGCAAAGGCGCCAAGCTCGGTCATTTCGGCCAGAACCATGGCGACAACTTCCAGGGCGTAGATCTCGTCTTCCGAGAATTCCCGCGCGGTCTTTGACTGAACCACCAGCACGCCCAGGCGTTCGCCCAGCCGCTGGATCGGGACGCCCAGGAAGCTGCTGTAAAGCTCCTCACCCGTTTCGGGCATAAAACGAAAGCCCCGGGCCGAGGGCGCATCCGCCGTGTTGATGGGCCGGCCCCGCAGGGCCACGCGACCCACCAGCCCCTCGCCAATGCGCATTCGGGTCTGGTGAACGGCCTCTGGGTTCAGACCTTCAGTCGCGCAAAGCTCCAGCGTATCCGCATCGCGGAACAGATAGATCGAGCATACCTCGGTCTGCATCGAACCGGCGACCAGACCGACGACCTTGTCCAGGCGTTCCTGTCCTGCAGCCTCGCTCGCCAAGGCTTCGCGCAGTCGGCCCAGCAGCTTGCGGCTTTCGCTTTCGGTGGTTGCGTTCATCCGTCCCCCGTGGCGGGGTTCAGGCCGCCCGTTCCAGTTCGAACGCATCATGCAGTGCCTGCACGGCGAGTTCCATGTATTTCCGGTCGATCAGCACGCTGACTTTGATCTCGGACGTGGTGATGACCTTGATGTTGACGCCTTCGTCGGACAGCGACTTGAACATCTTGGCGGCGACGCCGGCGTGGCTGCGCATGCCGATACCGACGATCGAGACTTTGGCGACGCCCTCATCCGCGACCAGATCGTGGAAATTGATCTCACCCGCGTCCTTGGCGGCGTTCATCGCCGCCTCGGCGCGCGCAACTTCGTCCACCGGGCACGAGAAGGTCATATCTGTGCGCCCTTCTTCGCTGATGTTCTGCACGATCATATCGACGTTCACGCCCGCTTCGGACAGTGGCCCGAAGATCGCCGCCGCGATGCCGGGGCGGTCGGCGACCGAGATCAGCGTGACCTTGGCTTCATCCCGTGAATAGGCCACTCCGGCCACGACATTACTTTCCACGATATCCTCCTCGCTGCAAACCAGCGTGCCTGCGTGTTCATCGTTGTCTTCAAAGCTCGATAAGACCCTCAGCTTCACCTTGTAACGCATTGCCAGTTCGACGCTTCTTGTCTGAAGCACCTTGGCCCCAAGGCTGGCGAGCTCCAGCATCTCCTCGAACGCGATCCGATCCAGCTTGCGCGCTTTCCTGACGATGCGCGGGTCGGTGGTATAGACCCCGTCAACATCCGTATAAATGTCGCAGCGTTCGGCCCCGAAGGCGGCGGCAAAGGCCACTGCAGTGGTGTCCGATCCGCCACGGCCCAGCGTGGTCACGCGGCCATCATCGCCGATGCCCTGAAAGCCTGCAACAACAGCCACTTTCATGCCGTCATTAAACTTCCCGTTCAGGTTTTCGGTCGGAATCTCTACAATCCGCGCCGCGCCATGGGCCGAGGTTGTCTTCAGCGGAACCTGCCAGCCCTGCCAGCTGCGCGCAGGCACGTCCATTTCCTGCAACGTCAGCGCCATCAGGCCCGCAGTCACCTGTTCGCCGCTGCTGACCACAGCGTCATATTCACGGGCATCAAACATCGGCGCGGTTTCCCGGACCCAGCCGACCAACTCATTGGTTTTGCCTGACATTGCGCTGACGATGACGATCACGTCATAGCCGTTCGCAACCTCACGCCCGACGCGTTTGGCCGCCCGGCGTATCCGGTCCAGCGTGGCCACCGAGGTACCACCGAATTTCATTACCAAAATGGGCATGGGTCTGCCTGTCTGAGGTTCGCGCACCTCTTAGGGTTCGCGCAGCGGAAGGGCAAGGGTGCGGCGATGTTGGTTCGCCATTGTGCGCGGGTCTGGCGTTGTGGTTATCGTTTCAGAGCGGGATCGCCTGACCGTCATAGGTTTCGAACACGCCGGTCGTATCCAGCGACAGTGCCTCAAAGCGCGCAATCAGGCCGTGCGCGGATGCCTCGATCGTCAGGTCCGCACCGCCGCCGCCCATATCTGTCTTTACCCAACCAGGATGATAGATCCCGACCGCGAGGCCGCGCGGCTTCAGATCGGACGCCAGATTGCGCCCCAGGTTCAGCGCCGCCGCCTTTGAGGCGCGATAGATATAGGATCCGCCGGGCGCGAGGGTCGAACTTCCCATTTTGCTGGAAATGATCGCGATCTTTCCGCCTGCGGCTGCAAGATTAGGCAGCAGCGTCTGGATGGTCAGGAACACGCCGGAGACGTTGGCGGCAAAGGTCTGTGCCCAAAGGTCCGCGCCAAAGCCGGTGTCCAGATCCGCGCCCTTGTCCAGGTAAACCCCCGCGTTGCACACCAGCAGGTCCAGCGGCGCACCGTCCAAATGGCTCGACAGCCCGGCGATCGAGGCCGGGTCCGTCACATCCAGCACGACGCCGCCTTCGGGGGCCGCACCGCGCGCCGTGCCGATGACACTCTGGCCAGCGGCCAGGTACCGGGCGCGCAATTCCGCGCCGATGCCACGGTTGGTGCCGGTAATCAGGATTGTCATCAATTGGTCTTTCTGGTTGGGACAAATGGCAGTGGCATGACCGGTACGCCGTCGTCATGCAGCGCCTTGGCATCGGCGAATTTCGCCTCTCCCCAGATTGACCGGTGCGGCGTGTCGCCGTCATGCATCGCGCGGGCCTCGGTCGCGAAACTGGTGCCGACATATTCGGATTCTGCTTCGACCTTTTCTTTCAGTTTGCCCAACTCAGCCTCGATCTTGGTATCGGGTTTGGACAGGTCGGTTTTTTCAACCGGCGCTGTGGCCTTATCGCGCCCGGCGCGCACCCGTGGCGCCATCAGCGCCTTTTCAACGTCGGGGTCGCCGCAGGTGGGGCAAGCCACATGGCCAGATTTTCGCAGCGCCTCATACCCTTCGGCATTGGCGAACCAACTTTGGAAATCGTGACCGTTTCCGCATTTCAGGCTGTAGTTGATCATGCGCGCGTGGGTTCCCGAGGTCAGTGGCCCAGATTTAGGCCCTGACGCGGAAAACGCAAGGTGGATCAGGCCGCCAGGCGGGCCGGATCGAAGGTCAGCAGGATGCGTTGCAATTCGGGTTCGTGGATCTGCGCCGCCGCTTTTTTGAGCGAGAACCACTTGCGTTTGCGCGCCTCAACCTCGGGCCAGTTGCTGCGGGTCTTCTTGACCTTCAGCGGAAAGACGGCGACTGCGCAGGGCAGGTCGTCATCGTCTTCCATATTCTTGGTGTAGGTGAACACGCCAAGACAGGTGTCCTTGATCTTGCCTTCGGCGCCGGCCTCTTCCCAGGCTTCCTGCTCAGCAGCCTCGGTCGGGGTCAGCCCGTCCATCGGCCAGCCCTTGGGGATCACCCAGCGCCCGGTCCGGCGCGAGGTGACAAGCAGCACCTGCACATCATCACGCCGCTTGCGCCAGCACAGCGCGGCGAATTGCGTGCGGACATCCCGCTTGCCGGCCGCCGACAGGCGAATGGGGCGGGGTTTTATCTTTTCGACATTCATTTTCTTGCGGGGCTTCACGGCTCGACGTTAAGGTTGGCGTTCTTCTTGTTGTTTTCGAACATTAACATCGCCTTGCCGGAAATGGAAGTCACCTGACGTAAGGCGCGATCAGGCCCGAGATTTCGCGTGATGTGCGCCCTTCGTTGCCGGTGAACAGGGCGCCTTCGGCGGCGTTGGCCAATGTGCGGATCGTTGCTGGTTTCGCCAGCGTTTGAAACGCCCGGGCAAGTTCATCTGCATTGGTGACCGGCAGGGCCGCATTGGCGCGGGTCAGGGCGGCGAAGGCATCCTGCTGGTTGCTGACATGCGGCCCGTGGGCGATGGCGCTGCCCTCCAACGCGGGTTCATAGGGCGTATGGCCGCCGTGATCGACAAGTGTTCCGCCGACGAATGTCACCCCGGACAGGCGATACCAGGCGGTCATTTCGCCCATGCTATCAGCAAGATAGATCGGCGTCAGCGGGCCGGGCAAATCGCCGGTGGAACGCCGGGTGAAGGCGATCCCGCTGCTTTCGATCAGTTCGGCAACCTCCTCCGCGCGGTGTGTGTGGCGGGGGGCCAGGATCAGGCGCAGCCCTGGCAAGCGGGTTCGGGCGCGGGCGAAAGCGGTCAGGACGACCTCCTCCTCGCCCGGATGAGTCGAGGCGGCAAAGACAGTACGATCACGTTTGAAGATTTCGGAAAGCGTTGTAAAATCAGATGGTAATGGAGCAGGGCGAACTGAGGACTTCAGGTTTTCCACGGTTCCGATCCGGTCCGGGTCCACGCCCAGATCGATGAACCGCAGGCCAGACTGCGCGTCCTGAGGGTACACCCGGTCAAGCGCGGCAAACACCCGCCGCGCCAGCCCCGGCGCACGGCGCTTCCAGCCTGCGTGGCTGCGTTCCGACAGGCGCGCGCCGACGAACCAGCAGGGGATGCCCGCCGCGCGGCAGGTCAGGATGCGGTTCGGCCAAGCCTCATTTTCTACGGTGATATGGGCGATGGGTTGCCAGCGGCGCAGGATGGCGCGGATCGCCGGGGCGATGTCATAGGGGGCCAGGCGGACGGATGTGCGGTTGATGTTCCAACCTCGCGCAAGGTCGTAACCCGTTGGTGTATGGGCGGTAATCAGAATGTGCAGGGCAGGGTGATCGGACAGAAGTTGCTCGATCAGGGCGCGGGCCGAGGTCAGCTCGCCGTTGCTGGCACCGTGCAGCCAGAGCACCGGGCCGGAGGCTTCCGCGCGGCTGCGGCCAAAGCGCTGGCCAAGTGCGCCGGGGCGTCGATAGCGGGGGTGGAACAGGGTTTTGGCGATCAGAAACGGCGCCCAAAGCAAGGCGGCGATGCGATAAAGCGTCAGCACCTAACGGGCGGCGGCTTCGATGGCGCGCAGGGTCTTCAGCAGCGCGCCAAGGTCATCGACGCGCAGCATATTCGGCCCATCCGACGGTGCATTGTCGGGGTCTTCATGGGTTTCGATGAATAACGCCGCACAGCCAACCGCAACAGCGGCCCGCGCCAGCGGTGGCACCATGGTGCGATCCCCGCCCGACGACAGGCCCTTGGCCCCGGGTTGGGCCACCGAATGGGTTGCATCAAACACCACCGGCCAGCCTGTTTCCGCCATCTGAGGCAATGCACGAAAGTCGCTGACCAAAGTGTTGTAACCAAACGATGTTCCGCGCTCTGTCAGCAAGATCTTCCGGTTCCCGGTCGAGGCGACCTTCTGCGCCGTGTTGCCCATATCCCAGGGGGCCATGAACTGACCCTTCTTGATGTTCACCGCGGCCCCGGATTCGCCCGCCGCGACCAGCAGATCGGTCTGGCGGCACAGGAAGGCAGGGATCTGCAAGACATCGACATGCTGCGCGGCCAGCGCGCAGTGTTCAGGCGCGTGCACATCCGTCAGCACCGGGCAGCCGAAGCGCTGTTTGACCTCGGCCAGAATCTCCAGCCCAGCCTCGATCCCGACCCCGCGTTTGGTGGTGATCGACGACCGGTTGGCCTTGTCGTAAGAGGATTTGAAGATCACCGGCACATTTGCAGCGCTGGCAGCTTCCAACACCCGCTCGGCCATCATCATCGCGTGATCGCGGCTTTCCAGCTGGCAGGGGCCGGCGATCAGCGCGAAGGGCAGATCGCGCGAAATCGCAACTTCGCCAATCTTTACAGTTACCTGGTCGGTCATAACACAGCCTCGATCCGTTCGATATCGACGGGATTGTTCAATTCCCAGAACACACGGCCGCGCGCCTCGACCTTCACGCAGAGCACCGGTTCGCCCTGTTCGAGGAAACGGAGCTGTTCCAGCCCTTCGGTCTTTTCCAGCGCGCCCTCGGGCCAGCCGGAATAGCGTTCCAGCGCATCCGGGCGATAGGCATAAAGGCCGACGTGATGATAAACCGGAACATCAGGATCGCCCGCGAAGGGCAGGACTTCCTTCGAGAAATATAGCCCCCGCATGTCCGCGCCGAAGACCGCAGTCGTCCCACCAACCCGGTCGGCCTTGCGATCATCGCGCAGATTCTTCTGCGCGTCGGGATCGGTCAGCAGAACCGGGGTCGCCATGCCGAATTCTGCCGGGGCAGCGTCCAGCGCGTCGGCGACGTCGGTCACAAACCACGGCGGGGTCAAGGGCGCATCGCCTTGCAGATTTACCACA of Paracoccaceae bacterium contains these proteins:
- the ptsP gene encoding phosphoenolpyruvate--protein phosphotransferase, whose product is MNATTESESRKLLGRLREALASEAAGQERLDKVVGLVAGSMQTEVCSIYLFRDADTLELCATEGLNPEAVHQTRMRIGEGLVGRVALRGRPINTADAPSARGFRFMPETGEELYSSFLGVPIQRLGERLGVLVVQSKTAREFSEDEIYALEVVAMVLAEMTELGAFAGEGAALSARHKQPVQFRGMTGQEGAAQGQVWLHEPRVVVVNPIADDPHVEFERLTQAVDALRLSVDEMLGHVAPNEKDQREVLEAYRMFANSRSWMRRMQEDIARGLSAEAAVEKEQSSARTRMGQVPDAYLRDRLHDLDDLSNRLLRILTGQGAETGAEMPDRPILVARNIGPAELLEYGRSLKGIVLEQGSVGSHAAIVARAWAIPLVINARNITTEALNGDSILVDGDQGIVHLRPEDTVATAFRDKIAMQTKAQERYSGLRDLPAETLDGHKIELFMNAGLMADLPSLESSGAEGVGLFRTELQFLTRNTVPRRGELADMYTRVLDSAGGRPVTFRTLDIGSDKVLPYMKPQDEPNPAMGWRAIRVGLDKSGVMRMQLQALVRAANGRPLTVMFPFVAQFEEFSTARERLLNVIEYERKLGHPVPETVKIGAMLETPSLAFAPRQFFELADFISIGGNDLKQFFFAADRENERVRRRYDTLNLSFLSFIEQIVGRCTEVGTPVSFCGEDAGRPVEALCFAAMGLRALSMRPASIGPVKSLLRRVELGAARDVINTARMDGSQSVRGAVMDWLRSVPQG
- a CDS encoding aspartate kinase — encoded protein: MPILVMKFGGTSVATLDRIRRAAKRVGREVANGYDVIVIVSAMSGKTNELVGWVRETAPMFDAREYDAVVSSGEQVTAGLMALTLQEMDVPARSWQGWQVPLKTTSAHGAARIVEIPTENLNGKFNDGMKVAVVAGFQGIGDDGRVTTLGRGGSDTTAVAFAAAFGAERCDIYTDVDGVYTTDPRIVRKARKLDRIAFEEMLELASLGAKVLQTRSVELAMRYKVKLRVLSSFEDNDEHAGTLVCSEEDIVESNVVAGVAYSRDEAKVTLISVADRPGIAAAIFGPLSEAGVNVDMIVQNISEEGRTDMTFSCPVDEVARAEAAMNAAKDAGEINFHDLVADEGVAKVSIVGIGMRSHAGVAAKMFKSLSDEGVNIKVITTSEIKVSVLIDRKYMELAVQALHDAFELERAA
- a CDS encoding SDR family NAD(P)-dependent oxidoreductase produces the protein MTILITGTNRGIGAELRARYLAAGQSVIGTARGAAPEGGVVLDVTDPASIAGLSSHLDGAPLDLLVCNAGVYLDKGADLDTGFGADLWAQTFAANVSGVFLTIQTLLPNLAAAGGKIAIISSKMGSSTLAPGGSYIYRASKAAALNLGRNLASDLKPRGLAVGIYHPGWVKTDMGGGGADLTIEASAHGLIARFEALSLDTTGVFETYDGQAIPL
- a CDS encoding DUF1178 family protein, which encodes MINYSLKCGNGHDFQSWFANAEGYEALRKSGHVACPTCGDPDVEKALMAPRVRAGRDKATAPVEKTDLSKPDTKIEAELGKLKEKVEAESEYVGTSFATEARAMHDGDTPHRSIWGEAKFADAKALHDDGVPVMPLPFVPTRKTN
- a CDS encoding NUDIX domain-containing protein; translation: MNVEKIKPRPIRLSAAGKRDVRTQFAALCWRKRRDDVQVLLVTSRRTGRWVIPKGWPMDGLTPTEAAEQEAWEEAGAEGKIKDTCLGVFTYTKNMEDDDDLPCAVAVFPLKVKKTRSNWPEVEARKRKWFSLKKAAAQIHEPELQRILLTFDPARLAA
- a CDS encoding 3-deoxy-D-manno-octulosonic acid transferase, giving the protein MLTLYRIAALLWAPFLIAKTLFHPRYRRPGALGQRFGRSRAEASGPVLWLHGASNGELTSARALIEQLLSDHPALHILITAHTPTGYDLARGWNINRTSVRLAPYDIAPAIRAILRRWQPIAHITVENEAWPNRILTCRAAGIPCWFVGARLSERSHAGWKRRAPGLARRVFAALDRVYPQDAQSGLRFIDLGVDPDRIGTVENLKSSVRPAPLPSDFTTLSEIFKRDRTVFAASTHPGEEEVVLTAFARARTRLPGLRLILAPRHTHRAEEVAELIESSGIAFTRRSTGDLPGPLTPIYLADSMGEMTAWYRLSGVTFVGGTLVDHGGHTPYEPALEGSAIAHGPHVSNQQDAFAALTRANAALPVTNADELARAFQTLAKPATIRTLANAAEGALFTGNEGRTSREISGLIAPYVR
- the kdsA gene encoding 3-deoxy-8-phosphooctulonate synthase; its protein translation is MTDQVTVKIGEVAISRDLPFALIAGPCQLESRDHAMMMAERVLEAASAANVPVIFKSSYDKANRSSITTKRGVGIEAGLEILAEVKQRFGCPVLTDVHAPEHCALAAQHVDVLQIPAFLCRQTDLLVAAGESGAAVNIKKGQFMAPWDMGNTAQKVASTGNRKILLTERGTSFGYNTLVSDFRALPQMAETGWPVVFDATHSVAQPGAKGLSSGGDRTMVPPLARAAVAVGCAALFIETHEDPDNAPSDGPNMLRVDDLGALLKTLRAIEAAAR
- the kdsB gene encoding 3-deoxy-manno-octulosonate cytidylyltransferase; the encoded protein is MTRAVIIPARFESSRFPGKPLVELRGSDGVSKSLVQRAWEAGCAAAPAEAVWVATDDDRIADAVRAFGGQVLMTSSACRNGTERCAEALAMLPERPDIVVNLQGDAPLTPPWFVTDVADALDAAPAEFGMATPVLLTDPDAQKNLRDDRKADRVGGTTAVFGADMRGLYFSKEVLPFAGDPDVPVYHHVGLYAYRPDALERYSGWPEGALEKTEGLEQLRFLEQGEPVLCVKVEARGRVFWELNNPVDIERIEAVL